The region CGTTCTCGGCTTCGGTTGACCAGCCGATTGAACTATCCGGGTGTGAGCCCCAACTCGGGGGCGCTCTTTGCGAAAGGGCGGTATGGGTCGATGAGTCCGTCTGCATCGGCTGTCGTTACTGCGCTCATGTGGCCGGCAATACCTTCGTTGTGGAGCCGCACCTAGGACGTTCCAGGGCCATTCGTCAGGACGGCGACAGCACAGAGTGCATTCAGGAAGCCATCGACACCTGTCCTGTCGATTGCATCCATTGGGTTCCGTTTGAGGATCTCGATACGCTGCATGCCGATCTGATTCGCCAGGATCTGCATCAACGCCCACGGGGTTGATGCCTGACCTGCCTACTCGTCGTTTTGGCCGCACGGAGTTGCCCATTCCGTTGCTCTCCCTGGGCGGAATGCGCTTTCAGCAGAGCTGGACCGATCTGCCGGCATCGGAGATCACGTCCGACTCTCAATCCAACCTGCAGGCCACGCTTCAGCGCGCCACGCAGTTAGGCCTGCATCACGTTGAGACCGCTCGTCACTACGGCAGCTCCGAACTCCAGTTGGGCTGGGCTTTTCCCACAACGCCAGACCCGACACGGATCCTGCAAAGCAAGGTGCCGCCTCGGGAGGATCCTGATGCCTTCGAGGCCGAGCTGGCCCTCAGCTTTGAGCGGCTTGGCTGTCAGCGTCTGGACCTGCTGGCCATTCACGGCATCAACCTGCCGGAGCATCTGGAGCAGACCCTTCGTCCCGGCGGATGCATGGAGGTGGTGCGTCGCTGGCAAGCCGATGGACGCATCGGCCATGTGGGCTTCTCCACCCACGGTCCGACAGATGTGATCGTCGCCAGCTGCAGCAGTGGTGCCTTCGACTACGTGAACGTCCACTGGTATTACATCCGCCAGGACAACTCGCCTGCCCTGGATGCAGCGCAGCGGCAGGACATGGGGGTGTTCATCATCAGCCCCACCGACAAAGGCGGTCACCTGCACACACCATCACAACGTCTGCTCGAGTTGTGTGACCCTTTGCATCCCATCGTCTTCAACGATCTCTTCTGTCTGCGTGACCCCCGCGTGCACACCATCAGTGTTGGGGCGGCCCGACCGTCGGATCTCGATCTGCACCTTGAAGCCGTTGGTCTCCTCGATCACGCCGATGCGCTGATTGCGCCGGTGCATGCGCGGCTGCAGCAGGCGGCAAGGGAAACCCTGGGAGAGGCCTGGCTGAACAGCTGGCGGACAGGGCTTCCCACTTGGCAGGACACGCCGGGAGACATCAATCTTCCGGTGTTGCTCTGGCTGCACAACCTGCTCGAAGCCTGGGATCTTGAGAGTTATGCCCGGGCCCGTTACCGGTTGCTGGGCAGTGGTGGCCATTGGTTCGCGGGCTCCAATGCCGATGCCTTCGATGCGGGGGTCTCGATCGCCGAGCTGGATGCGGTCCTGCATGCCAGTCCATGGCGTCAGCAGATTCCCGACATCCTGCGCTTGCTCAAGGCCAGGCTGGCAGGGGAGGCGCAGATGCGTCTCAGCAGCGTTTGATTACTCCCCCAGCGGTTGCCGGCTGGGAACACCGATAGCGCGCGGAAACTGTCTGGGACAGGGGCTGACCGGCTGGAGTCTGATCAGGTGCCGCACACCGCGCTCAGCAGGCAGCTGGCAGTTCTGGTTGGAGCTCAGTTGAGCGTTCAGAGGTACCAGGGCCCGTTTTAGCTGACGTTGATCCGTGTCCCCCCACTGGCCTCGGTACAGCAGGGCCTTCCCATCGGGTTTCAGTAGCGGTACGAGGTATTCCGCCACCACCGGTGCAGCCGCTACCGCTCGCGCCATCGCCAGATCGAAGCCTCCTCGCAGGGTCCTGTCGTGGCCTGCGCTTTCGATGCGATCGGTTTGCACGCTGACCCGGTCACTCAGCCCCAGGTCGTTGACCATGGCCTGGACTGCAGCGGTCTTGCGGCCGACGGAATCCAGCAACGTCATCCGGGCGCCGGGCATGGCGATGGCCACGGCCAGGCCTGGAAAGCCGCCCCCGGTGCCCACATCAATTGCAAGCCGGCTCTGATGAGGGCTGCGCAGTTCGGTTTGCAGCGGCCAGAGGCTGTCGAACACCTGGTTGATCCAGTAGTCGTCCCCCTCTACCAGACGCGTCAGGTTGACCCGGCTGTTCCAGCTGCGCAGCAGATCCTGAAGGGCTTTCAGCTGATCGAGCTGTGCCGGCTCTGGAGTCCAGCCGAGCGCCTCCCAGAACGCGGCTCCCGGCAAGGAGTCGGGCATGGGGGCTGCGGCAACTCTTCCTAGGATGAATGACCAGCTGACCCCTGTGTCCGAGCGCGACCTCAGTCACTACGAGAGGTTGGGGGTGTCTGCTCAGGCGTCCCAGGCCAGCCTCCGGCAGGCTTTTCGCCGTCGTAGTAAGGCGTTGCATCCGGATACCACCACACTCCCGGTGGCTGAAGCGGCCAAGAACTTCCAGCAGCTCAAGGAGTCCTACGAGTTCCTGGCGGATCCCGAGCGTCGTCGTCATTACGACGAGCAATTGCGGCAACGCTTGCAACCGCAACGACCCCCTGCCCCGCAGCCCACCGACACCGTTGACCAGTGGGATGGCATCGGAGAACGCCGGCCCCTGTCTGGTGGAGAGTGGACAGCGTTGTTGTTGCTGGGCCTGGCGCTGCTGCTCAGCCTCGTTGTGGGGCTTTGTGTTGCAGGGGTTCAGGGGCGAGCCTGGCAGGTGTCTCCCGATTGGATGAACGATGTTTCTTCAGCCCTCATCGAACACCCCGCTGAACCAGCATTCCATCAGGGCGCTGGAGGACTGGCTCATCAGCCTCAACGCTGAGCGGATCGATGGGGATCCCTGCCGTTGGGCCCTCACCAGGCCCGACTGGTCCGCCGAGATCCTGCTCGCGCGTGAGGATGTGGTGGTGATCTGGCAGCAGCCAGGTGCTGAGGAGCGTCGCTGCTCGTTGCCCTACGGCCTCTCCCGCGCCGATGTGACGGCGGCCATTCAGGCCGGCCCGTAAGCAGCTTCAACCGGCAGGCCGATGGTCGTCAGATCTGGTTCAGAGCCGTGGCGATGGCCTTGTAGCACTGTCCCAGCTGATCGTCGCTGATGCACAGCGGTGGCAGCAGGTACACCACCTGTCCCAGGGGGCGCAGGAACACCCCATGCTCCAGGGTGATCCGTTTGATGGTTGGCCCGGCTGGATTGAGATAGCCGGCATCGCCGCTGACATTCAGGTCGAAGGCCGCCACCGTGCCGGTCAGCCGGCAGCGCGTCACCTTCGGATGGGCCTGCAGTTGTTCCAGATGGGGGCGATGCCGTGCTTCGAACCCTCGGAACTGCTCGGGGTCCTGCTGCAGCAGATCAAGGCTGGCGTTGGCCGCTGCGCATCCCAGCGGATTGGCGGTGAAACTGTGGCCGTGCCAGAGGGTCAGGCTGGGGTCCGCCCCAACAAAGGCTGAGAAGACCCGTTCACTGGCCATGGTCACTCCCATGGGCAGACAACCGCCGGTCAGGCCTTTTGAGAGGGCCATCAGATCCGGCTGAATCCCGGCTCGGTGACAGGCAAACCAGTCGCCGCAACGGCCGAATCCGGTCAACACCTCATCGGCGATCAGCAGGGCGCCCGCCTGCCGCACCAACGTCTCCACCTGCTTGAGGAAGGTGCAACGCACCATCGCCATCCCGCCGGCACCCTGGAGCAACGGCTCCAGGATCACCGCTGCGGTCGGTTGCTGCAGCGTGGTCTCCAGCACGGCCAGGGCCGCCTGTTCCCTGGTGTCCACATCAGGGTCATCCCACCATGTGGCGGGCCATGGACAACGGGCAACGGGGAACAGCTTGTCGTCGAAGGGTTCGCTGAACAGGTTGCGTTCGCCCACGGCCATGGCACCGAAGGTGTCGCCGTGATAAGCGCCGTCGAAGGCCACGATCTGGTGCCGCGGTTCGCCACGGTTCACCCACCATTGACAGGCGATCTTCAGCGCCACCTCCACAGCAGTGGAACCGTTGTCGGAGAAAAACAGCCGATCAAGTCCCGTGAGCTTGCTGAGCCGCTCCCCAAGACGTTCCGCCGGCTCATGGGTGAAGTCAGCAAAAATCACCTGTTCGAGGCGGGCGGCCTGATCGGCAATGGCCTTGGCCATCACCGGGTGACCATGGCCATGCAGCGTCACCCACCAGCTGCTGATGGCATCGATCAGGGGAATGCCCTGCTCCCGCAGCAACAGGGCTCCATCCCCGGCAATCACCCGTTGCGGCAGCGGTGCCGATTCGATCTGAGTGAAAGGCGGCCAGAGGTTGGGATGTCGTGACTGATCAGCCGTTGTTCTCATGGCGGCCTGGGCGTCTTTGTCATATTGAATCTCAGAGCCGCAGCGCCACTCCATGGCCATGACGCGAACGCGACGGCTGTCCAAGCGGTTTGTTCCTGCTGCTGGGGCAGGACCGGCGGCAGTCGGCCTCGATGGCCAACGGAGTGAGGTGTTTGCAGAGGGGGGCTGGCCCTCCATTCGCGTGTTTCTGGAGATGCGCGGGTGGTCTCCCCTGCAGATCGATCAGATACACGAGCAGTTGCGGCAAGGCTGGCCGTTGTCCCAGGCCGTTCGTCAGGTGTCCATCCGGATGGGAGTGTGCCCGCTGCGTTCGAAATCCCTCGGCTGATCAGCGGCAGATCTGGCTGCTTTTCTGGGCCTCTGTGGCGATCGAACCGCAGTTGACCCAACGCACCAGCAGTTGTTCAACATCGGTGAACAACACCAGAATCCCTCCGCAGAGGATCACCAGCACCAAGCTGATCAGGGACTGTGGTGGCTTCATGGCTGCTGGATGCCGAGCAGATCCTGGAACTTAGAACTCAATCCCTGCCGTTTCCATTCCCTGGCGAGGGACTCAGCCGTCAGGGGAGACAGTGTCGGCAGATGGGCCAGAACTGGCACACCACCGAACTGTTCAAGGGTGCCGGGGTTGTCGGCATGGGCCGGGCCATTGAGGATCAACCCCAGCA is a window of Synechococcus sp. A15-24 DNA encoding:
- a CDS encoding ferredoxin; this translates as MDPSLAFSASVDQPIELSGCEPQLGGALCERAVWVDESVCIGCRYCAHVAGNTFVVEPHLGRSRAIRQDGDSTECIQEAIDTCPVDCIHWVPFEDLDTLHADLIRQDLHQRPRG
- a CDS encoding aldo/keto reductase, giving the protein MPDLPTRRFGRTELPIPLLSLGGMRFQQSWTDLPASEITSDSQSNLQATLQRATQLGLHHVETARHYGSSELQLGWAFPTTPDPTRILQSKVPPREDPDAFEAELALSFERLGCQRLDLLAIHGINLPEHLEQTLRPGGCMEVVRRWQADGRIGHVGFSTHGPTDVIVASCSSGAFDYVNVHWYYIRQDNSPALDAAQRQDMGVFIISPTDKGGHLHTPSQRLLELCDPLHPIVFNDLFCLRDPRVHTISVGAARPSDLDLHLEAVGLLDHADALIAPVHARLQQAARETLGEAWLNSWRTGLPTWQDTPGDINLPVLLWLHNLLEAWDLESYARARYRLLGSGGHWFAGSNADAFDAGVSIAELDAVLHASPWRQQIPDILRLLKARLAGEAQMRLSSV
- the rsmG gene encoding 16S rRNA (guanine(527)-N(7))-methyltransferase RsmG, translating into MPDSLPGAAFWEALGWTPEPAQLDQLKALQDLLRSWNSRVNLTRLVEGDDYWINQVFDSLWPLQTELRSPHQSRLAIDVGTGGGFPGLAVAIAMPGARMTLLDSVGRKTAAVQAMVNDLGLSDRVSVQTDRIESAGHDRTLRGGFDLAMARAVAAAPVVAEYLVPLLKPDGKALLYRGQWGDTDQRQLKRALVPLNAQLSSNQNCQLPAERGVRHLIRLQPVSPCPRQFPRAIGVPSRQPLGE
- a CDS encoding J domain-containing protein → MNDQLTPVSERDLSHYERLGVSAQASQASLRQAFRRRSKALHPDTTTLPVAEAAKNFQQLKESYEFLADPERRRHYDEQLRQRLQPQRPPAPQPTDTVDQWDGIGERRPLSGGEWTALLLLGLALLLSLVVGLCVAGVQGRAWQVSPDWMNDVSSALIEHPAEPAFHQGAGGLAHQPQR
- a CDS encoding DUF3143 domain-containing protein; this translates as MFLQPSSNTPLNQHSIRALEDWLISLNAERIDGDPCRWALTRPDWSAEILLAREDVVVIWQQPGAEERRCSLPYGLSRADVTAAIQAGP
- the bioA gene encoding adenosylmethionine--8-amino-7-oxononanoate transaminase; the encoded protein is MRTTADQSRHPNLWPPFTQIESAPLPQRVIAGDGALLLREQGIPLIDAISSWWVTLHGHGHPVMAKAIADQAARLEQVIFADFTHEPAERLGERLSKLTGLDRLFFSDNGSTAVEVALKIACQWWVNRGEPRHQIVAFDGAYHGDTFGAMAVGERNLFSEPFDDKLFPVARCPWPATWWDDPDVDTREQAALAVLETTLQQPTAAVILEPLLQGAGGMAMVRCTFLKQVETLVRQAGALLIADEVLTGFGRCGDWFACHRAGIQPDLMALSKGLTGGCLPMGVTMASERVFSAFVGADPSLTLWHGHSFTANPLGCAAANASLDLLQQDPEQFRGFEARHRPHLEQLQAHPKVTRCRLTGTVAAFDLNVSGDAGYLNPAGPTIKRITLEHGVFLRPLGQVVYLLPPLCISDDQLGQCYKAIATALNQI